The segment TTGCCAAGTTTTTCTAATTGCTGGTTCAGACAAACCCTGTTCTATTTGTTGCTGTAGTTTTTTTGTACCGGCATGAATGGTAAATGTTTTCCCAAAGAATTTTTCTGTTTTTGGCGTTTTTTGATACGCATCAAGCAGCCATTCTAAGTTTAAAGAACTCAGTTTTTTAGTAGTACTTAAGTCAACACCATAACAAAGTTTGCCTTCATGCTTTGGATATTTAGAACCAAAATTTGGTTTTGGTGTGTAGCTAAAATTACTTTTTGGAAAAAAGGAGGCGCCATATCTTTGAAACTGAAATTCTGTTCCTCTACCAGCATTAATTATGGTTCCTTCAAAAAAACCTAAACTTGGATACAGATTTATAGCTGTATCATTTGGTAAATTAGGAGAAGGTCTTAGGGTTAAACTGTATTCTGAATTATGAGAATAATTTTCTAAAGGAATCACTGTTAAATCACATTTAACACCTTTTTTTAACCACTTTTCTCCATTAATCATTTGTCCGTATTCGCCAATTGTCATACCATAAACAACCGGAACAGGATGTTTACCAACAAAAGAGGTGTGTTCCAATTCTAAAACAGGACCATCAATATAATGTCCGTTTGGGTTTGGTCTGTCTAAAATAATTACAGGAATTCCAGCTTCTGCACACGCTTCCATTACATAATGTAAAGAAGAAATATAAGTGTAAAAACGCGCACCAACATCTTGTATGTCAAAAACTACAACATCAATTCCTTCTAATTGTTTGGCAGAAGGTTTTTTGTTTTTTCCGTAAAGAGATACAATAGGAATATTGGTTTTTTTGTCTACTCCATCTGCAACGGCTTCAGCAGCATCAGCTTTTCCTCTAAAACCATGTTCTGGAGAGAAAACTTTTTTAATAGTAATTCCGTTGTAATTATGTAAAAAATCTACCAAATGGTGCGTCACTTTTTTAGAACCCATAGTATTAGGTGTACCTTCTACAGGTTGTAAAACAGACAAAACAGAAGTTTGGTTTGCAACAATAGCAACATTTTTGTCTTTTAGTACCTTTAAATATAAATGGGTTCTTTCTGCACCCGTTTTTATAATTAGTGGGTTCTTTTCTTCCTTTTTTATAATAGGATTCGGTTTTTGAGCACAAGAAATCAGCTGAAAATTCAGCAGAAAAAACAAGAATAAATATGTACTTTTGAAAGGTTTAAAATCTATCATCAATTTGAATTACGAGTTATTTATTGCAAAACGCATTATTGCTGGCAAAAAGTATAAAAATAGCATTTCATCTCCAATAATAAAAATTGCAATTACAGCAATTGCATTAGGAATTATTATTATGATAATTGCTGTGGCAACGGGTAGTGGATTGCAATATAAAATTCGCGATAAAATGGCGGGTTTTAAAGGGCATGTTCAAATCTTAAATTATGATAATAATAACTCAGATATTTCTACAACACCTATAGATAAGAACCAAGATTTTTATCCAAAATTCACCACTATTTCTGGGGTAAAAAATGTACAAGTTTTTGCAAATAAAGCCGGAATTTTA is part of the Polaribacter sp. SA4-10 genome and harbors:
- a CDS encoding exo-beta-N-acetylmuramidase NamZ domain-containing protein; the encoded protein is MIDFKPFKSTYLFLFFLLNFQLISCAQKPNPIIKKEEKNPLIIKTGAERTHLYLKVLKDKNVAIVANQTSVLSVLQPVEGTPNTMGSKKVTHHLVDFLHNYNGITIKKVFSPEHGFRGKADAAEAVADGVDKKTNIPIVSLYGKNKKPSAKQLEGIDVVVFDIQDVGARFYTYISSLHYVMEACAEAGIPVIILDRPNPNGHYIDGPVLELEHTSFVGKHPVPVVYGMTIGEYGQMINGEKWLKKGVKCDLTVIPLENYSHNSEYSLTLRPSPNLPNDTAINLYPSLGFFEGTIINAGRGTEFQFQRYGASFFPKSNFSYTPKPNFGSKYPKHEGKLCYGVDLSTTKKLSSLNLEWLLDAYQKTPKTEKFFGKTFTIHAGTKKLQQQIEQGLSEPAIRKTWQKDLVVFKKIRKKYLIYN